A window of Citrus sinensis cultivar Valencia sweet orange chromosome 7, DVS_A1.0, whole genome shotgun sequence contains these coding sequences:
- the LOC127898883 gene encoding uncharacterized protein LOC127898883: protein MSKDQEAIDQSIMLKAMQQQFEHMNLMFGEIRDKLERQDTAIANLQRGQQPIAPNVRGNQGRAVMGEEDGDDVDDFDDQATVDMRGRDNRRARRIDRDLGSIKLKIPSFQGKHDPEAYLEWEKKVELVFDCHNYSEEKKVKLAAVEFTDYAIIWWDQLVLSRRRNRERPINTWEEMKAIMRRRFVPSHYYRELHQRLQSLTQGSRSVEDYHKEMEIIMIRANIEEEREATMARFLHGLNQDIANVVDLQHYVELEDMVHMAMKVERQLKKKGSTRTNLGSSSSWKSKWSKDEKVVSKPKIEPIKDHKEGGNQSKGKSNSQHSRNRDIKCFKCLGTGHIASQCPNKRVMILRDNGDVEIESESDDDPMPPLEDANDGVEYPVDGKLMVARRALNMQVKEDAEVQRDNIFHTRCHIKDKDFDDVFPNEVPNGLPPIRGIEHQIDFVPGATIPNRPAYRSNPEETKEL, encoded by the exons atgtcaaaagatcaagaagctATAGACCAATCAATCATGCTCAAAGCCAtgcaacaacaatttgagcacatgAATCTGATGTTTGGAGAGATCCGTGACAAATTGGAGAGGCAAGACACTGCCATAGCCAATCTACAAAGGGGgcaacaaccaatagctcCTAATGTAAGAGGTAATCAAGGGCGTGCTGTCATGGGAGAAGAAGATGGCGATGACgtagatgattttgatgaccaGGCCACTGTTGACATGCGTGGAAGAGATAATAGAAGGGCAAGACGTATAGATCGTGATTTGGGGAgtataaaactgaaaattccttcttttcaAGGTAAACATGATCCGGAAGCTTATTTAGAGTGGGAAAAAAAGGTGGAGCTAGTATTTGATTGCCACAACTACTCTGAggagaaaaaggtaaaactaGCTGCTGTTGAATTTACTGATTATGCTATTATTTGGTGGGATCAACTTGTTTTGAGTAGGAGACGAAATCGTGAAAGGCCTATAAACACTTGGGAGGAGATGAAGGCCATTATGAGGAGGAGATTTGTTCCTAGTCATTATTATAGGGAGCTGCACCAAAGGCTTCAAAGTCTTACACAAGGTTCTAGAAGTGTGGAAGATTACCACAAGGAGATGGAAATAATCATGATTCGAGCCAACATTGAAGAAGAACGAGAGGCCACTATGgcaagatttttacatgggTTAAATCAAGATATTGCTAATGTGGTTGACTTGCAGCACTATGTTGAGTTGGAAGACATGGTTCACATGGCCATGAAAGTGGAACgacaattgaaaaagaaaggttccactagaaccaatttgggttcatcttcctcatggaagtcaaaatggagcaaagatgaaaaggtTGTTTCAAAGCCTAAGATTGAGCCAATCAAGGATCATAAAGAGGGAGGCAACCAAAGTAAAGGTAAATCTAATTCCCAACACTCTAGAAATAGAgatattaagtgttttaaatgtttggggACAGGTCATATTGCATCTCAATGcccaaataaaagagtaatgatctTGAGGGATAATGGTGATGTTGAAATCGAGAGTGAATCAGATGATGATCCTATGCCACCTTTGGAGGATGCTAATGATGGTGTAGAATATCCTGTTGATGGTAAGTTGATGGTTGCTAGGCGTGCTCTCAACATGCAAGTTAAAGAGGATGCGGAGGTACAACGTGATAACATCTTTCATACTAGATGCCACATCAAAGATAAG gactttgatgatgtgtttccAAATGAAGTCCCTAACGGTTTGCCACCTATTAGGGGAATTGAGCATCAAATAGACTTCGTCCCTGGAGCTACCATTCCTAATAGACCTGCATATAGAAGTAACCCCGAGGAGACAAAGGAGCTTTAA
- the LOC102625840 gene encoding G-type lectin S-receptor-like serine/threonine-protein kinase LECRK2 isoform X1 — protein MASSACVSLILFFTIFEIINAAQLKNQQSKPISLGSSLSPSSEPSSWTSPSGLFQFGFYKEGTGFSVGTWLVTSPNITVIWTAFRDEPPVSSNAKLILTMDGLVLQTEESKHKLIANTTSDEPASFASILDSGNFVLCNDRFDFIWESFNFPTHTIVGGQSLVNGSKLFSSASETNSSTGRFCLEQRDGILVLYPVRDSRQIYWVSKLYWASDRVHGMVNLTPGGILQAGSADATQILARSSYSVKSSNETVIYRATLDFDGILRLYSHHFTSDSNYRADIEWYVLQNQCLVKGFCGFNSFCSNPTNSSTKGECFCFRGFNFINPEMKFLGCYRNFTDEEGCKRKMPAEFYKITSLEISQLGGMAYAKLSVNEKDCSKSCLNDCYCGAAIYANASCSKHKLPLIFAMKYQNVPATLFIKWSSGQANLSTNLSALPIVSKKHGDNKKKLVSVLAACLGSITFLCFLIAISSLLAYKQRVNQYQKLRINSSLGPSQEFIIQSFSTGELERATNGFEEELGRGCFGAVYKGSICEGNKIVAVKRLENPVEEGERKFQAEMAAVRRTHHKNLVRLLGFCMQTSKKLLVYEFMSKGSLENLLSNVESGPIWRDRVRIALDVARGITYLHEECEVQIIHCNINPRNILLDDSLTAKISNFSLAKILMPNQTGIVTGVKGTRGYMSPEWQNSGLITVKSDVYSFGVVVLEIVCCRSNFEVNVSTADVVLLSTWVYNCFIAKELSKLVGEDEEVDLRTLETMVRVGLLCIQDEPNLRPSMKNVILMLEGTMEIPVVPFPILSNFSTWPIKVRELEDGPVVEMQEVEQTLQRPARVRKTP, from the exons ATGGCTTCTTCTGCATGTgtttcattaatattattcttcactatttttgaaattattaatgcTGCTCAGCTGAAAAACCAACAATCAAAACCAATTAGCCTAGGCTCTTCACTGTCACCTTCCAGTGAACCAAGTTCATGGACCTCACCTTCTGGCCTATTTCAATTTGGTTTCTACAAAGAGGGCACTGGCTTTTCCGTGGGAACCTGGTTAGTCACTTCTCCAAATATTACAGTCATTTGGACTGCATTTCGTGATGAGCCACCAGTGTCATCAAATGCTAAGCTGATATTAACCATGGATGGGCTCGTTTTGCAAACTGAAGAAAGCAAACATAAACTCATTGCTAATACTACCTCTGATGAGCCCGCTTCTTTCGCTTCCATACTTGACTCTGGTAACTTCGTGCTCTGCAACGATCGTTTTGATTTCATTTGGGAGAGTTTTAATTTTCCCACTCATACAATAGTGGGAGGTCAGAGTCTAGTTAACGGGTCTAAATTGTTTTCTAGTGCATCTGAAACCAATAGCTCAACTGGGCGGTTTTGTTTGGAGCAGCGTGATGGAATTCTTGTTTTGTATCCTGTACGAGACAGTAGGCAGATCTATTGGGTCAGTAAACTATATTGGGCCAGTGATAGGGTACATGGAATGGTAAATCTAACCCCTGGGGGCATTTTGCAGGCGGGCAGTGCTGATGCGACTCAAATTCTAGCTAGAAGTTCTTACTCGGTGAAGAGTTCAAATGAAACTGTGATATATCGGGCAACGCTTGATTTTGACGGGATTTTAAGGCTGTATTCACATCATTTTACGAGTGATAGTAACTATAGAGCTGACATTGAGTGGTATGTATTGCAGAACCAATGTCTCGTGAAAGGTTTCTGTGGCTTCAATAGCTTCTGCTCCAATCCTACCAACAGCAGCACTAAAGGCGAATGTTTCTGCTTTCGTGGGTTTAATTTCATCAACCCTGAAATGAAGTTTCTGGGCTGCTACAGGAATTTCACTGATGAAGAAGGTTGCAAAAGGAAGATGCCAGCAGAGTTTTACAAGATTACTAGCCTGGAGATTTCGCAGTTGGGCGGTATGGCTTATGCAAAGTTATCAGTGAATGAGAAAGATTGCAGCAAATCGTGCCTGAATGACTGCTACTGTGGAGCTGCGATTTATGCCAATGCATCTTGCAGCAAACACAAGCTTCCACTTATTTTCGCtatgaaatatcaaaatgTGCCGGCTACGCTCTTTATCAAGTGGAGCTCTGGTCAGGCCAATCTTAGTACTAACCTAAGTGCTCTACCCATTGTAAGTAAAAAGCATGGGGATAACAAGAAAAAACTTGTTTCAGTTCTTGCTGCTTGTTTGGGTTCTATCACATTCTTGTGTTTCCTCATTGCCATTTCTAGCTTGCTTGCATACAAGCAACGAGTAAACCAATATCAAAAGCTTCGAATAAACTCAAGTCTGGGTCCATCACAAGAGTTCATTATCCAATCATTTTCTACTGGTGAGCTCGAGAGAGCTACGAACGGGTTTGAGGAAGAGTTGGGAAGAGGTTGTTTTGGGGCAGTTTACAAAGGATCAATATGTGAAGGTAACAAAATTGTTGCAGTGAAGCGATTAGAAAATCCTGTGgaagaaggagaaagaaaGTTCCAAGCAGAGATGGCTGCAGTTCGCCGAACCCATCACAAAAACTTGGTTCGCTTGCTTGGCTTTTGTATGCAGACCTCAAAGAAGCTTCTTGTTTATGAATTCATGAGTAAAGGTTCTCTGGAAAATCTCTTGTCCAATGTCGAAAGCGGTCCTATTTGGAGAGACAGAGTGAGAATCGCGCTGGATGTGGCCAGAGGAATAACTTATCTTCATGAAGAATGTGAGGTACAAATAATTCACTGCAACATTAACCCCCGGAACATACTTTTGGATGATTCTTTGACTGCCAAGATCTCCAATTTTAGCTTGGCAAAGATTTTGATGCCAAATCAAACTGGAATCGTTACTGGGGTCAAAGGGACTAGAGGCTATATGTCCCCTGAATGGCAAAACAGTGGCCTAATAACTGTGAAATCTGATGTTTATAGTTTTGGAGTTGTGGTGTTGGAGATTGTGTGCTGCAGAAGCAATTTTGAAGTGAATGTTTCAACTGCAGATGTAGTACTTCTCTCAACTTGGGTTtacaattgttttattgcCAAAGAGTTAAGCAAGCTTGTTGGAGAAGACGAAGAAGTAGACTTGAGAACACTGGAAACGATGGTGAGAGTTGGGCTTTTGTGCATCCAAGATGAGCCAAATCTTCGTCCTTCCATGAAAAATGTGATCTTGATGCTGGAAGGAACCATGGAGATACCAGTTGTTCCATTTCCAATTCTTTCCAACTTCAGTA CCTGGCCCATTAAAGTAAGGGAGCTTGAAGATGGCCCTGTAGTTGAAATGCAGGAAGTGGAGCAAACATTGCAACGGCCAGCTCGTGTTCGCAAAACTCCATAA
- the LOC102625840 gene encoding G-type lectin S-receptor-like serine/threonine-protein kinase LECRK1 isoform X2 → MASSACVSLILFFTIFEIINAAQLKNQQSKPISLGSSLSPSSEPSSWTSPSGLFQFGFYKEGTGFSVGTWLVTSPNITVIWTAFRDEPPVSSNAKLILTMDGLVLQTEESKHKLIANTTSDEPASFASILDSGNFVLCNDRFDFIWESFNFPTHTIVGGQSLVNGSKLFSSASETNSSTGRFCLEQRDGILVLYPVRDSRQIYWVSKLYWASDRVHGMVNLTPGGILQAGSADATQILARSSYSVKSSNETVIYRATLDFDGILRLYSHHFTSDSNYRADIEWYVLQNQCLVKGFCGFNSFCSNPTNSSTKGECFCFRGFNFINPEMKFLGCYRNFTDEEGCKRKMPAEFYKITSLEISQLGGMAYAKLSVNEKDCSKSCLNDCYCGAAIYANASCSKHKLPLIFAMKYQNVPATLFIKWSSGQANLSTNLSALPIVSKKHGDNKKKLVSVLAACLGSITFLCFLIAISSLLAYKQRVNQYQKLRINSSLGPSQEFIIQSFSTGELERATNGFEEELGRGCFGAVYKGSICEGNKIVAVKRLENPVEEGERKFQAEMAAVRRTHHKNLVRLLGFCMQTSKKLLVYEFMSKGSLENLLSNVESGPIWRDRVRIALDVARGITYLHEECEVQIIHCNINPRNILLDDSLTAKISNFSLAKILMPNQTGIVTGVKGTRGYMSPEWQNSGLITVKSDVYSFGVVVLEIVCCRSNFEVNVSTADVVLLSTWVYNCFIAKELSKLVGEDEEVDLRTLETMVRVGLLCIQDEPNLRPSMKNVILMLEGTMEIPVVPFPILSNFSTLIVFSRNVIQPGPLK, encoded by the exons ATGGCTTCTTCTGCATGTgtttcattaatattattcttcactatttttgaaattattaatgcTGCTCAGCTGAAAAACCAACAATCAAAACCAATTAGCCTAGGCTCTTCACTGTCACCTTCCAGTGAACCAAGTTCATGGACCTCACCTTCTGGCCTATTTCAATTTGGTTTCTACAAAGAGGGCACTGGCTTTTCCGTGGGAACCTGGTTAGTCACTTCTCCAAATATTACAGTCATTTGGACTGCATTTCGTGATGAGCCACCAGTGTCATCAAATGCTAAGCTGATATTAACCATGGATGGGCTCGTTTTGCAAACTGAAGAAAGCAAACATAAACTCATTGCTAATACTACCTCTGATGAGCCCGCTTCTTTCGCTTCCATACTTGACTCTGGTAACTTCGTGCTCTGCAACGATCGTTTTGATTTCATTTGGGAGAGTTTTAATTTTCCCACTCATACAATAGTGGGAGGTCAGAGTCTAGTTAACGGGTCTAAATTGTTTTCTAGTGCATCTGAAACCAATAGCTCAACTGGGCGGTTTTGTTTGGAGCAGCGTGATGGAATTCTTGTTTTGTATCCTGTACGAGACAGTAGGCAGATCTATTGGGTCAGTAAACTATATTGGGCCAGTGATAGGGTACATGGAATGGTAAATCTAACCCCTGGGGGCATTTTGCAGGCGGGCAGTGCTGATGCGACTCAAATTCTAGCTAGAAGTTCTTACTCGGTGAAGAGTTCAAATGAAACTGTGATATATCGGGCAACGCTTGATTTTGACGGGATTTTAAGGCTGTATTCACATCATTTTACGAGTGATAGTAACTATAGAGCTGACATTGAGTGGTATGTATTGCAGAACCAATGTCTCGTGAAAGGTTTCTGTGGCTTCAATAGCTTCTGCTCCAATCCTACCAACAGCAGCACTAAAGGCGAATGTTTCTGCTTTCGTGGGTTTAATTTCATCAACCCTGAAATGAAGTTTCTGGGCTGCTACAGGAATTTCACTGATGAAGAAGGTTGCAAAAGGAAGATGCCAGCAGAGTTTTACAAGATTACTAGCCTGGAGATTTCGCAGTTGGGCGGTATGGCTTATGCAAAGTTATCAGTGAATGAGAAAGATTGCAGCAAATCGTGCCTGAATGACTGCTACTGTGGAGCTGCGATTTATGCCAATGCATCTTGCAGCAAACACAAGCTTCCACTTATTTTCGCtatgaaatatcaaaatgTGCCGGCTACGCTCTTTATCAAGTGGAGCTCTGGTCAGGCCAATCTTAGTACTAACCTAAGTGCTCTACCCATTGTAAGTAAAAAGCATGGGGATAACAAGAAAAAACTTGTTTCAGTTCTTGCTGCTTGTTTGGGTTCTATCACATTCTTGTGTTTCCTCATTGCCATTTCTAGCTTGCTTGCATACAAGCAACGAGTAAACCAATATCAAAAGCTTCGAATAAACTCAAGTCTGGGTCCATCACAAGAGTTCATTATCCAATCATTTTCTACTGGTGAGCTCGAGAGAGCTACGAACGGGTTTGAGGAAGAGTTGGGAAGAGGTTGTTTTGGGGCAGTTTACAAAGGATCAATATGTGAAGGTAACAAAATTGTTGCAGTGAAGCGATTAGAAAATCCTGTGgaagaaggagaaagaaaGTTCCAAGCAGAGATGGCTGCAGTTCGCCGAACCCATCACAAAAACTTGGTTCGCTTGCTTGGCTTTTGTATGCAGACCTCAAAGAAGCTTCTTGTTTATGAATTCATGAGTAAAGGTTCTCTGGAAAATCTCTTGTCCAATGTCGAAAGCGGTCCTATTTGGAGAGACAGAGTGAGAATCGCGCTGGATGTGGCCAGAGGAATAACTTATCTTCATGAAGAATGTGAGGTACAAATAATTCACTGCAACATTAACCCCCGGAACATACTTTTGGATGATTCTTTGACTGCCAAGATCTCCAATTTTAGCTTGGCAAAGATTTTGATGCCAAATCAAACTGGAATCGTTACTGGGGTCAAAGGGACTAGAGGCTATATGTCCCCTGAATGGCAAAACAGTGGCCTAATAACTGTGAAATCTGATGTTTATAGTTTTGGAGTTGTGGTGTTGGAGATTGTGTGCTGCAGAAGCAATTTTGAAGTGAATGTTTCAACTGCAGATGTAGTACTTCTCTCAACTTGGGTTtacaattgttttattgcCAAAGAGTTAAGCAAGCTTGTTGGAGAAGACGAAGAAGTAGACTTGAGAACACTGGAAACGATGGTGAGAGTTGGGCTTTTGTGCATCCAAGATGAGCCAAATCTTCGTCCTTCCATGAAAAATGTGATCTTGATGCTGGAAGGAACCATGGAGATACCAGTTGTTCCATTTCCAATTCTTTCCAACTTCAGTA CTTTGATTGTCTTCAGTCGCAATGTGATACAGCCTGGCCCATTAAAGTAA
- the LOC102625840 gene encoding G-type lectin S-receptor-like serine/threonine-protein kinase LECRK1 isoform X3, with protein MASSACVSLILFFTIFEIINAAQLKNQQSKPISLGSSLSPSSEPSSWTSPSGLFQFGFYKEGTGFSVGTWLVTSPNITVIWTAFRDEPPVSSNAKLILTMDGLVLQTEESKHKLIANTTSDEPASFASILDSGNFVLCNDRFDFIWESFNFPTHTIVGGQSLVNGSKLFSSASETNSSTGRFCLEQRDGILVLYPVRDSRQIYWAGSADATQILARSSYSVKSSNETVIYRATLDFDGILRLYSHHFTSDSNYRADIEWYVLQNQCLVKGFCGFNSFCSNPTNSSTKGECFCFRGFNFINPEMKFLGCYRNFTDEEGCKRKMPAEFYKITSLEISQLGGMAYAKLSVNEKDCSKSCLNDCYCGAAIYANASCSKHKLPLIFAMKYQNVPATLFIKWSSGQANLSTNLSALPIVSKKHGDNKKKLVSVLAACLGSITFLCFLIAISSLLAYKQRVNQYQKLRINSSLGPSQEFIIQSFSTGELERATNGFEEELGRGCFGAVYKGSICEGNKIVAVKRLENPVEEGERKFQAEMAAVRRTHHKNLVRLLGFCMQTSKKLLVYEFMSKGSLENLLSNVESGPIWRDRVRIALDVARGITYLHEECEVQIIHCNINPRNILLDDSLTAKISNFSLAKILMPNQTGIVTGVKGTRGYMSPEWQNSGLITVKSDVYSFGVVVLEIVCCRSNFEVNVSTADVVLLSTWVYNCFIAKELSKLVGEDEEVDLRTLETMVRVGLLCIQDEPNLRPSMKNVILMLEGTMEIPVVPFPILSNFSTWPIKVRELEDGPVVEMQEVEQTLQRPARVRKTP; from the exons ATGGCTTCTTCTGCATGTgtttcattaatattattcttcactatttttgaaattattaatgcTGCTCAGCTGAAAAACCAACAATCAAAACCAATTAGCCTAGGCTCTTCACTGTCACCTTCCAGTGAACCAAGTTCATGGACCTCACCTTCTGGCCTATTTCAATTTGGTTTCTACAAAGAGGGCACTGGCTTTTCCGTGGGAACCTGGTTAGTCACTTCTCCAAATATTACAGTCATTTGGACTGCATTTCGTGATGAGCCACCAGTGTCATCAAATGCTAAGCTGATATTAACCATGGATGGGCTCGTTTTGCAAACTGAAGAAAGCAAACATAAACTCATTGCTAATACTACCTCTGATGAGCCCGCTTCTTTCGCTTCCATACTTGACTCTGGTAACTTCGTGCTCTGCAACGATCGTTTTGATTTCATTTGGGAGAGTTTTAATTTTCCCACTCATACAATAGTGGGAGGTCAGAGTCTAGTTAACGGGTCTAAATTGTTTTCTAGTGCATCTGAAACCAATAGCTCAACTGGGCGGTTTTGTTTGGAGCAGCGTGATGGAATTCTTGTTTTGTATCCTGTACGAGACAGTAGGCAGATCTATTGG GCGGGCAGTGCTGATGCGACTCAAATTCTAGCTAGAAGTTCTTACTCGGTGAAGAGTTCAAATGAAACTGTGATATATCGGGCAACGCTTGATTTTGACGGGATTTTAAGGCTGTATTCACATCATTTTACGAGTGATAGTAACTATAGAGCTGACATTGAGTGGTATGTATTGCAGAACCAATGTCTCGTGAAAGGTTTCTGTGGCTTCAATAGCTTCTGCTCCAATCCTACCAACAGCAGCACTAAAGGCGAATGTTTCTGCTTTCGTGGGTTTAATTTCATCAACCCTGAAATGAAGTTTCTGGGCTGCTACAGGAATTTCACTGATGAAGAAGGTTGCAAAAGGAAGATGCCAGCAGAGTTTTACAAGATTACTAGCCTGGAGATTTCGCAGTTGGGCGGTATGGCTTATGCAAAGTTATCAGTGAATGAGAAAGATTGCAGCAAATCGTGCCTGAATGACTGCTACTGTGGAGCTGCGATTTATGCCAATGCATCTTGCAGCAAACACAAGCTTCCACTTATTTTCGCtatgaaatatcaaaatgTGCCGGCTACGCTCTTTATCAAGTGGAGCTCTGGTCAGGCCAATCTTAGTACTAACCTAAGTGCTCTACCCATTGTAAGTAAAAAGCATGGGGATAACAAGAAAAAACTTGTTTCAGTTCTTGCTGCTTGTTTGGGTTCTATCACATTCTTGTGTTTCCTCATTGCCATTTCTAGCTTGCTTGCATACAAGCAACGAGTAAACCAATATCAAAAGCTTCGAATAAACTCAAGTCTGGGTCCATCACAAGAGTTCATTATCCAATCATTTTCTACTGGTGAGCTCGAGAGAGCTACGAACGGGTTTGAGGAAGAGTTGGGAAGAGGTTGTTTTGGGGCAGTTTACAAAGGATCAATATGTGAAGGTAACAAAATTGTTGCAGTGAAGCGATTAGAAAATCCTGTGgaagaaggagaaagaaaGTTCCAAGCAGAGATGGCTGCAGTTCGCCGAACCCATCACAAAAACTTGGTTCGCTTGCTTGGCTTTTGTATGCAGACCTCAAAGAAGCTTCTTGTTTATGAATTCATGAGTAAAGGTTCTCTGGAAAATCTCTTGTCCAATGTCGAAAGCGGTCCTATTTGGAGAGACAGAGTGAGAATCGCGCTGGATGTGGCCAGAGGAATAACTTATCTTCATGAAGAATGTGAGGTACAAATAATTCACTGCAACATTAACCCCCGGAACATACTTTTGGATGATTCTTTGACTGCCAAGATCTCCAATTTTAGCTTGGCAAAGATTTTGATGCCAAATCAAACTGGAATCGTTACTGGGGTCAAAGGGACTAGAGGCTATATGTCCCCTGAATGGCAAAACAGTGGCCTAATAACTGTGAAATCTGATGTTTATAGTTTTGGAGTTGTGGTGTTGGAGATTGTGTGCTGCAGAAGCAATTTTGAAGTGAATGTTTCAACTGCAGATGTAGTACTTCTCTCAACTTGGGTTtacaattgttttattgcCAAAGAGTTAAGCAAGCTTGTTGGAGAAGACGAAGAAGTAGACTTGAGAACACTGGAAACGATGGTGAGAGTTGGGCTTTTGTGCATCCAAGATGAGCCAAATCTTCGTCCTTCCATGAAAAATGTGATCTTGATGCTGGAAGGAACCATGGAGATACCAGTTGTTCCATTTCCAATTCTTTCCAACTTCAGTA CCTGGCCCATTAAAGTAAGGGAGCTTGAAGATGGCCCTGTAGTTGAAATGCAGGAAGTGGAGCAAACATTGCAACGGCCAGCTCGTGTTCGCAAAACTCCATAA
- the LOC102625840 gene encoding G-type lectin S-receptor-like serine/threonine-protein kinase LECRK2 isoform X4, whose product MGSFCKLKKANINSLLILPLMSPLLSLPYLTLAGSADATQILARSSYSVKSSNETVIYRATLDFDGILRLYSHHFTSDSNYRADIEWYVLQNQCLVKGFCGFNSFCSNPTNSSTKGECFCFRGFNFINPEMKFLGCYRNFTDEEGCKRKMPAEFYKITSLEISQLGGMAYAKLSVNEKDCSKSCLNDCYCGAAIYANASCSKHKLPLIFAMKYQNVPATLFIKWSSGQANLSTNLSALPIVSKKHGDNKKKLVSVLAACLGSITFLCFLIAISSLLAYKQRVNQYQKLRINSSLGPSQEFIIQSFSTGELERATNGFEEELGRGCFGAVYKGSICEGNKIVAVKRLENPVEEGERKFQAEMAAVRRTHHKNLVRLLGFCMQTSKKLLVYEFMSKGSLENLLSNVESGPIWRDRVRIALDVARGITYLHEECEVQIIHCNINPRNILLDDSLTAKISNFSLAKILMPNQTGIVTGVKGTRGYMSPEWQNSGLITVKSDVYSFGVVVLEIVCCRSNFEVNVSTADVVLLSTWVYNCFIAKELSKLVGEDEEVDLRTLETMVRVGLLCIQDEPNLRPSMKNVILMLEGTMEIPVVPFPILSNFSTWPIKVRELEDGPVVEMQEVEQTLQRPARVRKTP is encoded by the exons ATGGGCTCGTTTTGCAAACTGAAGAAAGCAAACATAAACTCATTGCTAATACTACCTCTGATGAGCCCGCTTCTTTCGCTTCCATACTTGACTCTG GCGGGCAGTGCTGATGCGACTCAAATTCTAGCTAGAAGTTCTTACTCGGTGAAGAGTTCAAATGAAACTGTGATATATCGGGCAACGCTTGATTTTGACGGGATTTTAAGGCTGTATTCACATCATTTTACGAGTGATAGTAACTATAGAGCTGACATTGAGTGGTATGTATTGCAGAACCAATGTCTCGTGAAAGGTTTCTGTGGCTTCAATAGCTTCTGCTCCAATCCTACCAACAGCAGCACTAAAGGCGAATGTTTCTGCTTTCGTGGGTTTAATTTCATCAACCCTGAAATGAAGTTTCTGGGCTGCTACAGGAATTTCACTGATGAAGAAGGTTGCAAAAGGAAGATGCCAGCAGAGTTTTACAAGATTACTAGCCTGGAGATTTCGCAGTTGGGCGGTATGGCTTATGCAAAGTTATCAGTGAATGAGAAAGATTGCAGCAAATCGTGCCTGAATGACTGCTACTGTGGAGCTGCGATTTATGCCAATGCATCTTGCAGCAAACACAAGCTTCCACTTATTTTCGCtatgaaatatcaaaatgTGCCGGCTACGCTCTTTATCAAGTGGAGCTCTGGTCAGGCCAATCTTAGTACTAACCTAAGTGCTCTACCCATTGTAAGTAAAAAGCATGGGGATAACAAGAAAAAACTTGTTTCAGTTCTTGCTGCTTGTTTGGGTTCTATCACATTCTTGTGTTTCCTCATTGCCATTTCTAGCTTGCTTGCATACAAGCAACGAGTAAACCAATATCAAAAGCTTCGAATAAACTCAAGTCTGGGTCCATCACAAGAGTTCATTATCCAATCATTTTCTACTGGTGAGCTCGAGAGAGCTACGAACGGGTTTGAGGAAGAGTTGGGAAGAGGTTGTTTTGGGGCAGTTTACAAAGGATCAATATGTGAAGGTAACAAAATTGTTGCAGTGAAGCGATTAGAAAATCCTGTGgaagaaggagaaagaaaGTTCCAAGCAGAGATGGCTGCAGTTCGCCGAACCCATCACAAAAACTTGGTTCGCTTGCTTGGCTTTTGTATGCAGACCTCAAAGAAGCTTCTTGTTTATGAATTCATGAGTAAAGGTTCTCTGGAAAATCTCTTGTCCAATGTCGAAAGCGGTCCTATTTGGAGAGACAGAGTGAGAATCGCGCTGGATGTGGCCAGAGGAATAACTTATCTTCATGAAGAATGTGAGGTACAAATAATTCACTGCAACATTAACCCCCGGAACATACTTTTGGATGATTCTTTGACTGCCAAGATCTCCAATTTTAGCTTGGCAAAGATTTTGATGCCAAATCAAACTGGAATCGTTACTGGGGTCAAAGGGACTAGAGGCTATATGTCCCCTGAATGGCAAAACAGTGGCCTAATAACTGTGAAATCTGATGTTTATAGTTTTGGAGTTGTGGTGTTGGAGATTGTGTGCTGCAGAAGCAATTTTGAAGTGAATGTTTCAACTGCAGATGTAGTACTTCTCTCAACTTGGGTTtacaattgttttattgcCAAAGAGTTAAGCAAGCTTGTTGGAGAAGACGAAGAAGTAGACTTGAGAACACTGGAAACGATGGTGAGAGTTGGGCTTTTGTGCATCCAAGATGAGCCAAATCTTCGTCCTTCCATGAAAAATGTGATCTTGATGCTGGAAGGAACCATGGAGATACCAGTTGTTCCATTTCCAATTCTTTCCAACTTCAGTA CCTGGCCCATTAAAGTAAGGGAGCTTGAAGATGGCCCTGTAGTTGAAATGCAGGAAGTGGAGCAAACATTGCAACGGCCAGCTCGTGTTCGCAAAACTCCATAA